Proteins encoded together in one Monomorium pharaonis isolate MP-MQ-018 chromosome 8, ASM1337386v2, whole genome shotgun sequence window:
- the LOC118646976 gene encoding uncharacterized protein LOC118646976: MQKADARKWNYLKESFQDYALDKLVLIKNLKLPETEIIHLLINGIASSSLRELAAVLKVTTVDEFLEEMHRITLASGEPGKKQSSPSGKPIQKSKNTNESSEKNVDQLRATKDLYCVYCRNKGHLRADCFRLKRKEQLQQPTNPVNASTPVSAVEEDATSLSAVTPSTTVASVKLRDDRNLVTTDSSLTVVELNNTKCKLIALLDSGSPISFVRPSIYKKYFDIPINFLQRNSKDYTAVNSTPIRLLGSITSTLKLEALSRLKAKVSLNVLNEDTLATDLILGLDFFYENSITFQLCPKVKQAEDRLKLFSEVVLAETDNIPNSIKSILSKLLTI; the protein is encoded by the coding sequence ATGCAAAAGGCTGACGCACGCAAGTGGAATTATCTTAAAGAATCCTTCCAGGACTACGCCTTGGACAAGCTGgtgcttattaaaaatttaaaattgcctGAAACGGAGATCATTCATCTTCTAATCAACGGCATTGCGAGCAGTTCTCTACGGGAACTCGCCGCGGTTTTAAAAGTTACCACGGTCGATGAGTTCTTGGAGGAAATGCATCGCATTACGCTGGCGTCCGGAGAACCGGGGAAAAAGCAGTCATCTCCGTCTGGTAAACCTATCCAAAAGTCTAAAAATACCAACGAGTCTTCAGAGAAAAACGTAGATCAACTAAGAGCTACCAAGGATCTTTATTGTGTCTACTGTCGAAACAAGGGTCATCTGAGAGCGGATTGTTTCCGGCTTAAAAGGAAAGAGCAGCTCCAACAACCGACCAACCCCGTGAACGCCTCAACCCCTGTGTCAGCAGTGGAGGAGGACGCTACTTCTTTATCAGCGGTGACGCCCTCCACAACAGTGGCTTCGGTGAAACTGCGGGACGACAGGAACCTTGTAACTACAGACTCTAGTCTTACTGTTGTCGAATTGAACAATaccaaatgtaaattaatcgCTTTATTAGATTCGGGGAGCCCTATCTCGTTCGTTCGACCGtcaatttataagaaatattttgatattccaattaattttttgcaaaggaACTCTAAAGATTATACAGCAGTTAATAGCACACCAATACGACTTTTGGGTTCAATAACGTctacattaaaattagaagCTCTGTCTAGACTTAAAGCGAAGGTTAGCTTAAACGTTTTGAACGAAGATACCCTTGCTACTGATTTAATTTTGGGCTTAGACTTTTTCTATGAAAATAGTATAACTTTTCAATTGTGCCCGAAGGTAAAGCAAGCGGAAGATAGGCTTAAATTGTTCTCTGAAGTCGTATTGGCTGAAACGGACAATATACCTAATAGCATTAAGTCAATTTTGTCCAAACTCTTGACCATTTAA